A region from the Panicum hallii strain FIL2 chromosome 1, PHallii_v3.1, whole genome shotgun sequence genome encodes:
- the LOC112875444 gene encoding AUGMIN subunit 6 isoform X2, whose product MATDREKEREAELESAMYTNCLLLGLDPAVLGSPSSPAARVGLFRHSNPRLGEQLLYFLLSSLRGPAQSAKDFDKVWPIFDSAQSREFRKIVQGIISELEQQGALPRSNSRVSSLATCCGPRFVELLWQLSVHALREVHRRTFAADVASNPLPAALTDVSYLHAAALLPVTKARIALERRKFLKNANIAVQRQTTWSNLAHEMTAEFRSLCAEEAYLQQELEKLQDMRNKAKLEGDLWDERLSSSSGQNSHLVSKATRLWESILARKGQHEVLASGPIEDLIAHREHRYRISGSQLLAAMDMSASVPHSELLSARAGETSPILDKQEQISPLFQGKEEALSRPDDRNGHGQQTVDVAEILRRWTHALQRIHKQSLHLAKANDGEGPELLRSASDGETSTHADSLTATLAEHRQHLVSIQGLINQLKEAIPAMQQSIEELSEEVNSVSNPMDLLNSRLPLSAGLGRSEESSSEVSEMTSKLSSTHLDKPGGSPALKLPPLFSLTPSSSGKGTQTQKRNALIRQPSQEVTSEEKTLTIPSTKDQMNGSEHENDGYIAHDIRRSVREAALSKPLRNTERPQDKNSDDGSEHFFIPLSAGAARKEMDAATNRRKQRPGLSSPQMKFPKSTSDLYYIADSPINTSPVLLSEMNGHDPISAMSFLDPVSGLAHQSFITDDALDQVFSPPLLMESTLFHDADEDLLAPLSETDAALMEH is encoded by the exons atGGCGACGGATCGGGAGAAGGAGCGCGAGGCGGAGCTGGAGAGCGCCATGTACACCAACTGCCTCCTCCTAGGCCTCGATCCCGCCGTCCTCggttccccctcctcccccgccgcccgcgtcgGCCTCTTCCGCCACTCCAACCCGCGCCTCGGCGAGCAGCTCCTCTACTTTCTCCTCTCCTCGCTCCGCGGCCCCGCGCAGTCCGCTAAG GACTTCGACAAGGTCTGGCCAATCTTCGACTCTGCTCAGTCCAGGGAGTTCAGGAAG ATCGTGCAAGGGATAATTAGCGAGCTGGAGCAACAGGGGGCGCTGCCGAGGAGCAATTCCAGGGTCTCGTCACTTGCTACGTGCTGCGGCCCCAG ATTTGTTGAGCTTTTGTGGCAACTCTCTGTACATGCCTTGAGAGAAGTTCACAGGAGAACTTTTGCAGCTGATGTTGCATCAAATCCCCTTCCTGCAGCACTAACAGATGTTTCTTATCTTCATGCTGCTGCTTTACTCCCTGTGACCAAG GCAAGGATAGCTCTAGAGAGGCGTAAATTTCTGAAAAATGCAAATATAGCTGTCCAGAGGCAAACAACATGGTCAAATTTGGCCCATGAAATGACAGCTGAGTTCCGAAGTCTATGTGCTGAAGAG GCTTATTTGCAGCAAGAGTTAGAGAAACTACAAGATATGAGAAACAAAGCAAAACTTGAAGGTGACCTGTGGGATGAACGACTCTCAAGCTCGTCTGGGCAGAATTCTCATTTGGTTTCTAAGGCAACTCGTCTTTGGGAATCGATATTGGCTCGCAAAG GCCAACATGAGGTTTTAGCTTCTGGACCAATTGAAGATCTTATAGCACATAGGGAGCACAG ATACCGGATATCTGGATCTCAGTTATTAGCAGCCATGGATATGAGTGCAAGTGTTCCGCATTCTGAGTTATTATCAGCTCGAGCTGGTGAAACTTCTCCCATTTTGGACAAGCAAGAACAGATTTCTCCGCTATTCCAAGGAAAGGAAGAAGCCCTTTCAAGGCCAGATGATAGGAACGGACATGGTCAACAAACTGTTGATGTAGCTGAAATTCTCCGCCGTTGGACTCATGCTTTACAGCGTATTCATAAACAGTCTCTTCATTTG GCCAAAGCAAATGACGGAGAGGGGCCAGAATTACTGAGGAGTGCATCTGACGGAGAGACCAGTACTCATGCTGACTCGTTAACTGCAACGTTAGCTGAACATCGCCAGCATTTAGTCAGTATACAG GGTCTAATTAATCAACTAAAGGAAGCTATTCCAGCAATGCAGCAATCAATAGAAGAACTCTCAGAAGAAGTGAACAGTGTCAGTAACCCAATGGATCTTTTGAATTCCAGACTACCGCTTTCTGCCGGCCTTGGAAGATCAGAA GAAAGCAGCAGTGAAGTTTCAGAGATGACTTCTAAGCTCTCTTCTACACACCTGGACAAACCTGGGGGCAGTCCTGCTCTAAAGCTACCTCCATTATTTAGCCTAACTCCAAGTTCTTCTGGAAAAGGAACACAGACACAAAAACGGAATGCTCTAATACGCCAACCTAGCCAGGAGGTCACATCAGAAGAGAAAACACTTACTATCCCCTCAACTAAAGATCAAATGAATGGTTCAGAGCATG AAAATGACGGCTATATTGCTCATGACATTAGACGGTCTGTTCGTGAAGCTGCTCTGTCAAAGCCATTGAGGAATACAGAGAGGCCACAAGATAAAAATAGTGACGATGGTTCAGAGCACTTCTTCATTCCACTGTCAGCAGGTGCTGCAAGGAAGGAGATGGATGCAGCAACAAATCGACGGAAACAAAGACCAGGTTTATCGTCGCCTCAGATGAAGTTCCCAAAGAGCACGAGTGATCTTTACTACATTGCAGACAGCCCAATAAACACAAGTCCAGTTTTGTTAAGTGAAATGAATGGACATGATCCTATCAGTGCCATGAGCTTTCTTGACCCGGTCAGTGGTCTGGCACATCAGTCATTTATCACTGATGATGCTCTTGATCAAGTATTCTCCCCCCCTCTGTTGATGGAATCTACGTTGTTCCATGATGCAGATGAGGACCTGCTTG CACCACTGTCAGAGACGGATGCAGCATTAATGGAACATTAG
- the LOC112875444 gene encoding AUGMIN subunit 6 isoform X1: protein MATDREKEREAELESAMYTNCLLLGLDPAVLGSPSSPAARVGLFRHSNPRLGEQLLYFLLSSLRGPAQSAKDFDKVWPIFDSAQSREFRKIVQGIISELEQQGALPRSNSRVSSLATCCGPRFVELLWQLSVHALREVHRRTFAADVASNPLPAALTDVSYLHAAALLPVTKARIALERRKFLKNANIAVQRQTTWSNLAHEMTAEFRSLCAEEAYLQQELEKLQDMRNKAKLEGDLWDERLSSSSGQNSHLVSKATRLWESILARKGQHEVLASGPIEDLIAHREHRYRISGSQLLAAMDMSASVPHSELLSARAGETSPILDKQEQISPLFQGKEEALSRPDDRNGHGQQTVDVAEILRRWTHALQRIHKQSLHLAKANDGEGPELLRSASDGETSTHADSLTATLAEHRQHLVSIQGLINQLKEAIPAMQQSIEELSEEVNSVSNPMDLLNSRLPLSAGLGRSEQESSSEVSEMTSKLSSTHLDKPGGSPALKLPPLFSLTPSSSGKGTQTQKRNALIRQPSQEVTSEEKTLTIPSTKDQMNGSEHENDGYIAHDIRRSVREAALSKPLRNTERPQDKNSDDGSEHFFIPLSAGAARKEMDAATNRRKQRPGLSSPQMKFPKSTSDLYYIADSPINTSPVLLSEMNGHDPISAMSFLDPVSGLAHQSFITDDALDQVFSPPLLMESTLFHDADEDLLAPLSETDAALMEH, encoded by the exons atGGCGACGGATCGGGAGAAGGAGCGCGAGGCGGAGCTGGAGAGCGCCATGTACACCAACTGCCTCCTCCTAGGCCTCGATCCCGCCGTCCTCggttccccctcctcccccgccgcccgcgtcgGCCTCTTCCGCCACTCCAACCCGCGCCTCGGCGAGCAGCTCCTCTACTTTCTCCTCTCCTCGCTCCGCGGCCCCGCGCAGTCCGCTAAG GACTTCGACAAGGTCTGGCCAATCTTCGACTCTGCTCAGTCCAGGGAGTTCAGGAAG ATCGTGCAAGGGATAATTAGCGAGCTGGAGCAACAGGGGGCGCTGCCGAGGAGCAATTCCAGGGTCTCGTCACTTGCTACGTGCTGCGGCCCCAG ATTTGTTGAGCTTTTGTGGCAACTCTCTGTACATGCCTTGAGAGAAGTTCACAGGAGAACTTTTGCAGCTGATGTTGCATCAAATCCCCTTCCTGCAGCACTAACAGATGTTTCTTATCTTCATGCTGCTGCTTTACTCCCTGTGACCAAG GCAAGGATAGCTCTAGAGAGGCGTAAATTTCTGAAAAATGCAAATATAGCTGTCCAGAGGCAAACAACATGGTCAAATTTGGCCCATGAAATGACAGCTGAGTTCCGAAGTCTATGTGCTGAAGAG GCTTATTTGCAGCAAGAGTTAGAGAAACTACAAGATATGAGAAACAAAGCAAAACTTGAAGGTGACCTGTGGGATGAACGACTCTCAAGCTCGTCTGGGCAGAATTCTCATTTGGTTTCTAAGGCAACTCGTCTTTGGGAATCGATATTGGCTCGCAAAG GCCAACATGAGGTTTTAGCTTCTGGACCAATTGAAGATCTTATAGCACATAGGGAGCACAG ATACCGGATATCTGGATCTCAGTTATTAGCAGCCATGGATATGAGTGCAAGTGTTCCGCATTCTGAGTTATTATCAGCTCGAGCTGGTGAAACTTCTCCCATTTTGGACAAGCAAGAACAGATTTCTCCGCTATTCCAAGGAAAGGAAGAAGCCCTTTCAAGGCCAGATGATAGGAACGGACATGGTCAACAAACTGTTGATGTAGCTGAAATTCTCCGCCGTTGGACTCATGCTTTACAGCGTATTCATAAACAGTCTCTTCATTTG GCCAAAGCAAATGACGGAGAGGGGCCAGAATTACTGAGGAGTGCATCTGACGGAGAGACCAGTACTCATGCTGACTCGTTAACTGCAACGTTAGCTGAACATCGCCAGCATTTAGTCAGTATACAG GGTCTAATTAATCAACTAAAGGAAGCTATTCCAGCAATGCAGCAATCAATAGAAGAACTCTCAGAAGAAGTGAACAGTGTCAGTAACCCAATGGATCTTTTGAATTCCAGACTACCGCTTTCTGCCGGCCTTGGAAGATCAGAA CAGGAAAGCAGCAGTGAAGTTTCAGAGATGACTTCTAAGCTCTCTTCTACACACCTGGACAAACCTGGGGGCAGTCCTGCTCTAAAGCTACCTCCATTATTTAGCCTAACTCCAAGTTCTTCTGGAAAAGGAACACAGACACAAAAACGGAATGCTCTAATACGCCAACCTAGCCAGGAGGTCACATCAGAAGAGAAAACACTTACTATCCCCTCAACTAAAGATCAAATGAATGGTTCAGAGCATG AAAATGACGGCTATATTGCTCATGACATTAGACGGTCTGTTCGTGAAGCTGCTCTGTCAAAGCCATTGAGGAATACAGAGAGGCCACAAGATAAAAATAGTGACGATGGTTCAGAGCACTTCTTCATTCCACTGTCAGCAGGTGCTGCAAGGAAGGAGATGGATGCAGCAACAAATCGACGGAAACAAAGACCAGGTTTATCGTCGCCTCAGATGAAGTTCCCAAAGAGCACGAGTGATCTTTACTACATTGCAGACAGCCCAATAAACACAAGTCCAGTTTTGTTAAGTGAAATGAATGGACATGATCCTATCAGTGCCATGAGCTTTCTTGACCCGGTCAGTGGTCTGGCACATCAGTCATTTATCACTGATGATGCTCTTGATCAAGTATTCTCCCCCCCTCTGTTGATGGAATCTACGTTGTTCCATGATGCAGATGAGGACCTGCTTG CACCACTGTCAGAGACGGATGCAGCATTAATGGAACATTAG
- the LOC112877962 gene encoding putative F-box/LRR-repeat protein 23 — protein sequence MSSLPPPASSMAEAEVEARDWAEMPSDALAAVFGKLDVAEILTGAGLVCRAWRRLATTDPTLWRRVDMCHQGDLLETEEAEAMARAAVDRAAGTMEAFWADTFVTDDLLRYISQRAPSLKSLQLSLCHHVSNEGFAEAISSLPQLEEIDVTLCSLHDNVCDTIGRACPHLKRFSLNERWSSLQSEFAPYEGMDDDTKTLGIASTMPGLQELQLIGNNLTNDGLMAILDRCSHLESLDIRQCYNIQMDDVMKSKCARIRDLKLPHDSISDFKYRAYIVSSIANSGSDFEVDMYDDLLEVVTEDDEADFDDVDDFDDAGSDGGMYDDEFDI from the exons ATGtcctcgctgccgccgccagcTTCGTCCATGGCTGAGGCAGAGGTCGAGGCCCGTGACTGGGCGGAGATGCCGTCGGACGCGCTCGCCGCCGTGTTCGGGAAGCTGGACGTGGCCGAGATCCTGACGGGGGCCGGGCTGGTGTGCCGCGCGTGGCGCCGGCTCGCCACCACGGACCCCACGCTGTGGCGCCGTGTGGACATGTGCCACCAAGGGGACCTCCTGGAGACTGAGGAGGCCGAGGCCAtggcgcgcgccgccgtcgaccgcGCCGCGGGCACCATGGAGGCGTTCTGGGCCGACACCTTCGTCACCGACGACCTCCTCCGATACATCTCTCAGAG GGCCCCCTCATTGAAGAGCCTCCAACTCAGCTTGTGCCATCATGTCTCTAATGAAGGTTTTGCAGAGGCAATTAGTTCTTTACCTCAGCTCGAGGAGATTGATGTTACACTTTGCTCATTGCATGACAACGTGTGTGATACCATTGGCAGAGCCTGCCCACACCTTAAACGCTTCAGTTTGAATGAACGCTGGTCTAGTCTTCAAAGTGAGTTTGCACCCTATGAGGGCATGGATGATGACACCAAAACATTAGGAATTGCTAGCACCATGCCTGGGCTCCAAGAACTACAGTTGATTGGTAACAACCTGACCAATGATGGACTCATGGCAATTCTTGACCGTTGCTCGCACCTTGAATCCCTTGACATACGCCAGTGCTACAACATCCAAATGGATGATGTGATGAAATCGAAATGTGCTAGGATACGAGATCTAAAGCTTCCTCATGACTCCATCTCCGACTTCAAGTACCGTGCTTACATTGTCAGCAGCATTGCTAATTCTGGCTCTGATTTCGAGGTTGACATGTACGACGATCTGCTGGAGGTGGTCACTGAAGATGATGAagctgattttgatgatgtaGATGATTTCGATGATGCGGGCTCGGATGGAGGCATGTATGATGATGAATTTGATATCTGA
- the LOC112890315 gene encoding uncharacterized protein LOC112890315, whose protein sequence is MQELFRNSNADGSLAMDAANCMNDTQDDEDNDLNDDICNDFSNYAQPQDDLGDDSDTLPSPTNEQTSFLSQTGDGSSSSSGMKRPRAEGKPAKRDVRLKSRLSKIGDTIATTLVTLQQELKKPAPAPPHMPNSDAILWQRLENMTLTTDQKLMVGTFLAHKDQKGMRGFLSGSAEMTFQSWVFKFLSDSGL, encoded by the coding sequence ATGCAAGAATTGTTCCGTAACAGCAATGCAGACGGTTCTCTTGCTATGGATGCCGCTAATTGCATGAATGACACACAAGATGATGAAGACAATGACTTGAATGATGACATATGCAATGACTTTTCAAATTATGCTCAACCTCAAGATGATCTAGGTGATGATTCTGACACTTTGCCTTCTCCTACAAATGAGCAAACTAGCTTTTTATCCCAAACTGGCGATGGTAGTTCATCTagctctggaatgaagcgtCCTAGAGCTGAGGGTAAACCTGCCAAGAGAGATGTGAGACTGAAAAGTCGGTTGTCAAAAATAGGGGATACGATTGCAACTACTTTGGTGACCCTTCAACAAGAACTCAAGAAGCCGGCACCGGCTCCACCACATATGCCTAATTCTGATGCTATCTTGTGGCAAAGGCTTGAAAATATGACATTAACTACCGATCAAAAGCTGATGGTGGGAACTTTTCTAGCACATAAGGATCAAAAGGGTATGCGTGGTTTTCTATCCGGTTCAGCTGAGATGACATTTCAATCATGGGTATTCAAATTTCTCAGTGATTCGGGGCTGTAA